In Nicotiana tabacum cultivar K326 chromosome 17, ASM71507v2, whole genome shotgun sequence, one DNA window encodes the following:
- the LOC107770469 gene encoding homeobox-leucine zipper protein ATHB-40: protein MNLQVDDQMVLISQYYPGIYTQELPEQGEAKQRRKRKKNKGEASEVMRKRKLSEEQVNLLEQSFGKEHKLESERKDKLASELGLDPRQVAVWFQNRRARWKNKKLEEEYSKLKSEHDTNIVHNCRLENEVLKLKEQLSEAEKEKQRLLMERCDGVNSSNSPTTSSLSMEAANIEPPFLGEFGMEGFDNTFYVPENTYSQGLEWVNLYMPYDV, encoded by the exons ATGAATCTTCAGGTGGATGATCAAATGGTACTCATTTCTCAGTACTATCCTGGTATCTACACTCAAGAGTTACCAGAACAAG GGGAGGCGAAACAAAGGAGGAAACGAAAGAAGAACAAAGGAGAAGCAAGTGAGGTTATGAGGAAAAGAAAGCTTAGTGAAGAACAAGTGAATCTGCTTGAACAGAGCTTTGGGAAAGAGCACAAACTGGAGTCCGAGAGGAAAGACAAGCTTGCCTCTGAGCTGGGGCTTGATCCTAGGCAAGTTGCTGTCTGGTTTCAGAACAGAAGGGCTAGATGGAAGAACAAGAAGTTGGAGGAGGAATACTCTAAGTTGAAGTCTGAGCATGACACTAATATTGTTCATAATTGCCGTCTTGAAAATGAG GTTTTGAAGCTGAAGGAACAGTTGTCTGAAGCAGAGAAAGAGAAACAAAGGTTGCTGATGGAGAGATGTGATGGGGTTAATTCGAGCAATAGCCCAACTACTTCATCACTCTCAATGGAAGCAGCCAATATTGAACCTCCTTTTCTTGGGGAATTTGGAATGGAAGGATTTGACAATACATTTTATGTGCCAGAAAACACTTACTCTCAGGGATTGGAATGGGTTAATTTATACATGCCATATGATGTGTGA